One genomic region from Phycisphaeraceae bacterium encodes:
- a CDS encoding anthranilate synthase component I family protein, with amino-acid sequence MHFLDQKSPYFIIRHWPKHLPLAVVCSNTQAGLRISLTSPASSLELSKGAHCIFARDSIQTASERNPPDSPLAFLEHELSRPDPPLYWIAAFSYDLAPHLEPAAAPLRQSTWPLATLHRCNWSATHDQASNRWQLTGDLDAALAALTQLEPAPANCTLNAPHLESNRDHYLRATRRALELIRAGDIYQVNLAHRLHADLQGSPRALAADIFQSARPWHGCYLETESPRRAIISSSPELFLERLGSRITTRPMKGTRPINADERELFNAEKDRAELNMIVDLMRNDLGRVCSVGSIRVDVPRQLERHAQSVLQATATVSGSLRPGITFSEILAATFPPGSVTGAPKIRAMQIIEELEGEPRGPYCGSIGLIHPDGNFSLNVAIRTSLLTHRCADTWNLDYRVGAGIVADSSPECEWTETLDKAHVLCRHTTHERAST; translated from the coding sequence ATGCACTTCCTCGATCAGAAATCACCTTATTTCATCATTCGACACTGGCCTAAGCACCTGCCTCTGGCTGTTGTATGTTCCAACACCCAAGCCGGACTTCGCATCTCCCTCACCAGCCCCGCCTCCTCGCTTGAACTCAGCAAGGGTGCACATTGCATATTCGCAAGAGACAGCATCCAAACTGCATCCGAACGAAACCCACCCGATTCCCCGCTTGCCTTCCTCGAACATGAACTCTCAAGACCCGATCCGCCGCTCTACTGGATCGCTGCATTCTCGTACGACCTCGCCCCTCACCTTGAACCCGCAGCCGCTCCACTACGCCAGTCTACTTGGCCGCTCGCAACCCTCCACCGATGCAACTGGTCCGCGACCCACGATCAGGCGAGCAATCGCTGGCAACTCACCGGCGATCTTGACGCCGCTCTTGCCGCACTGACCCAACTCGAACCCGCGCCAGCCAACTGCACACTCAACGCGCCTCACCTCGAATCAAATCGCGATCACTATCTTCGCGCAACCCGGCGCGCACTCGAACTCATCCGCGCCGGCGACATCTATCAGGTCAATCTCGCTCACCGCCTTCACGCAGACCTGCAAGGCTCGCCGCGCGCGCTCGCCGCTGACATCTTTCAATCGGCTCGCCCCTGGCACGGCTGTTACCTCGAAACCGAATCTCCCCGCCGCGCCATCATCTCCTCAAGCCCCGAACTCTTCCTCGAACGTCTCGGCAGCCGCATCACCACGCGCCCCATGAAGGGCACACGCCCCATCAACGCCGACGAACGCGAACTCTTCAACGCCGAGAAGGATCGCGCCGAACTCAACATGATCGTCGATCTCATGCGCAACGATCTCGGGCGAGTCTGCTCGGTCGGCTCCATTCGCGTCGATGTCCCGCGGCAACTCGAACGCCACGCCCAGAGCGTCCTTCAAGCCACCGCCACCGTCTCCGGTTCGCTCCGCCCTGGCATCACCTTCTCCGAGATCCTCGCAGCAACATTCCCACCCGGTTCTGTCACCGGCGCACCAAAGATCCGCGCGATGCAGATCATCGAAGAACTCGAAGGCGAACCTCGCGGCCCATACTGCGGCTCGATCGGCCTCATCCACCCAGACGGCAACTTCTCGCTCAACGTCGCCATCCGCACCTCGCTCCTCACCCATCGCTGCGCCGACACCTGGAACCTCGATTACCGCGTTGGAGCCGGCATTGTCGCCGACAGCTCTCCCGAATGCGAATGGACCGAAACCCTCGACAAAGCGCACGTTCTCTGCCGACACACAACCCACGAACGAGCCTCAACATGA
- a CDS encoding NUDIX domain-containing protein — protein MTGPQLRVDIIDVYIFRATPPDIELLQLRRTRSPLSGSWQPIMGHIEPGETALTAARREVQEETGLDSAAPIVLGLWALEQVHPFYLPDLDAIILSPRFALQVEASWTPTLNTEHDASRWIPARDAGEHFMWPGQRAAIAELLSSLWPADNPARARCSVQSL, from the coding sequence ATGACGGGCCCTCAACTCCGCGTCGACATCATCGACGTCTACATCTTCCGCGCCACACCACCTGACATCGAACTTCTCCAACTCCGCCGCACGCGCTCCCCGTTGTCCGGCTCATGGCAACCCATCATGGGACACATCGAACCGGGCGAAACCGCCTTGACTGCTGCACGCCGCGAAGTCCAGGAGGAAACGGGTCTTGACAGTGCTGCGCCCATTGTGCTCGGGCTTTGGGCACTCGAACAAGTACACCCCTTCTACCTGCCCGATCTCGACGCAATCATCCTCAGCCCGCGCTTCGCACTTCAGGTTGAAGCATCATGGACCCCGACGCTCAACACCGAACATGACGCCTCCCGATGGATCCCCGCACGCGACGCAGGCGAGCACTTCATGTGGCCCGGTCAGCGCGCTGCAATCGCCGAACTTCTCTCCTCACTCTGGCCAGCAGACAACCCGGCTCGCGCACGTTGCTCAGTACAAAGCCTCTGA